One region of Paenibacillus antri genomic DNA includes:
- a CDS encoding short chain dehydrogenase has translation MRILLIGAAGTIGSAVHKELVSRHEVIAAGRHAGDVRVDITSDESIAAMYEAVGKVDAVISTPGATYFGALEDMTPEHNEISIRSKLAGQVNLVLLGHPYVNDRGSFTLTTGILMDDPVLGGASAAMASGGVKAFVQAAAIEMPRGIRINNVSPNVLEESKEKYEPFFPGFVPVPSPRVAQAYRKSVEGGQTGKTYTVY, from the coding sequence ATGAGAATTCTATTGATCGGAGCCGCGGGAACGATCGGAAGCGCGGTGCACAAGGAACTCGTCTCGCGGCATGAAGTGATCGCCGCCGGGCGCCATGCCGGCGATGTCCGAGTCGACATCACCTCCGACGAAAGCATTGCCGCGATGTACGAGGCGGTCGGCAAAGTCGACGCCGTGATAAGCACCCCAGGCGCTACGTATTTCGGAGCTCTGGAGGACATGACGCCGGAACACAACGAAATCTCCATTCGCAGCAAATTAGCGGGGCAAGTGAACCTTGTCCTCCTCGGGCATCCTTACGTGAACGATCGAGGCAGCTTTACGCTGACGACGGGGATCCTTATGGACGATCCGGTCCTAGGCGGCGCCTCCGCCGCGATGGCAAGCGGCGGAGTGAAGGCGTTCGTGCAAGCGGCCGCCATCGAAATGCCCAGAGGCATTCGGATCAACAACGTAAGTCCGAACGTCCTCGAGGAATCGAAAGAGAAGTACGAGCCGTTCTTCCCGGGATTCGTGCCGGTCCCTTCGCCAAGGGTCGCGCAGGCGTATCGCAAGAGCGTAGAGGGAGGGCAAACGGGTAAAACGTATACGGTGTATTAA
- a CDS encoding sensor histidine kinase yields MRTTLRGNKYMPFTYKMMLPYLVLVLLTDLLIGYISYSMLVQSRTEMAETNIRTAMKQTRNNLEYQVNEISRMADIIFNNGAFQNALQNRGEPLEVMLAMRDHITPQLRGPLQLYGNHLRLAVYATNDRILEIEGDDMSTPIHRSDYYVLLSGHIENSPWFTSIVERGRDRVWVQVDTDRQLDNISYFRKLVSASTAVIGYVRVTARFDELLGNFDAYPIEQGIRLRLIDTATGTALYERGASAGSGEDGSYLIVREDITETHYAIETYVPHAYLNKDASRLQRVIGTVCAISFLVMASIGYLVARLSGKKIKRIVTLVQTFQEGNFHKRIGFSGNDEFAHIADAFNQMAASIQELIKNVYVQGIQRKQAELDALQAQINPHFLYNTLSTIGSLANMGEVQKVTAMVQGLSKFYRLTINQGQASIALEKELEQVQTYLEIQKVKYAGRFNVYYDIDPGILHVPVIKLILQPFVENVFKHAWFEDAISIRITGRRLGKRIELKVIDNGVGMRPETLENMRTPSPSNHSDRYGLKNVEERIKLRYGPDYGIRIGSRYGAGTTVQIILPIEDEPPGDEEEAPA; encoded by the coding sequence ATGAGAACGACGCTTCGCGGCAACAAGTATATGCCGTTCACGTATAAGATGATGCTCCCGTACCTCGTGCTTGTCCTCTTGACGGATTTGTTGATCGGCTACATTTCCTATTCGATGCTCGTGCAATCCCGAACCGAGATGGCGGAGACGAACATACGAACGGCCATGAAGCAGACGCGCAACAACCTCGAATATCAAGTGAACGAGATCAGTCGCATGGCCGATATCATCTTTAATAACGGGGCGTTCCAGAACGCTTTGCAAAACCGGGGAGAGCCGCTGGAGGTCATGCTGGCGATGCGGGATCACATCACCCCGCAGCTGAGAGGGCCGCTGCAGCTGTACGGGAATCATCTCCGGTTGGCCGTCTACGCGACGAACGATCGTATCCTGGAGATCGAAGGCGACGATATGTCGACGCCGATTCACCGAAGCGATTATTATGTCCTGCTCTCCGGCCACATCGAGAACAGCCCGTGGTTTACGTCCATCGTCGAACGCGGTCGGGATCGGGTTTGGGTGCAGGTCGACACCGACCGGCAGCTCGACAACATCTCGTATTTTCGCAAGCTGGTGTCCGCTTCGACCGCCGTCATCGGGTACGTACGCGTCACGGCGAGGTTCGACGAGCTGCTCGGCAACTTCGACGCGTACCCGATCGAGCAGGGGATTCGGCTTCGCTTGATCGATACGGCGACGGGAACCGCGCTCTACGAGCGAGGCGCGTCCGCCGGCTCCGGCGAAGACGGGTCTTATTTGATCGTCCGAGAGGACATCACGGAGACGCATTACGCCATCGAAACGTACGTCCCGCATGCGTATCTAAATAAGGACGCCAGCCGGCTGCAGCGGGTAATCGGGACCGTGTGCGCGATAAGCTTCCTTGTCATGGCCTCGATCGGCTATCTCGTGGCGCGCTTGTCCGGCAAGAAGATCAAGCGGATCGTGACGTTGGTCCAAACGTTCCAGGAAGGGAACTTCCACAAGCGGATCGGATTTTCCGGCAACGACGAGTTCGCCCATATCGCGGATGCCTTCAACCAGATGGCCGCCAGCATTCAAGAGCTGATTAAGAACGTCTACGTGCAGGGCATTCAGCGAAAGCAGGCGGAGCTCGACGCGCTGCAAGCCCAGATCAATCCGCATTTCTTGTACAATACCTTATCGACGATCGGCAGCCTCGCGAATATGGGAGAGGTGCAGAAGGTGACCGCTATGGTCCAAGGGCTTTCGAAGTTTTATCGGCTGACGATCAATCAAGGGCAGGCTTCGATCGCGCTGGAGAAGGAACTGGAGCAAGTGCAGACGTATCTGGAAATACAGAAGGTCAAATATGCGGGGCGCTTCAACGTGTATTACGATATCGATCCGGGCATTCTTCATGTGCCCGTGATTAAGCTGATTTTACAGCCGTTCGTGGAAAATGTGTTCAAACATGCCTGGTTCGAGGACGCCATCTCTATACGGATTACGGGAAGGCGGCTAGGCAAGCGCATCGAATTGAAGGTGATCGACAACGGCGTCGGCATGCGCCCTGAAACATTAGAGAATATGCGGACTCCCTCTCCTTCGAATCACTCGGATCGATACGGCTTGAAGAACGTGGAGGAGCGGATCAAGCTGAGGTACGGGCCGGATTACGGCATTCGGATCGGCAGCCGGTACGGCGCGGGAACGACGGTTCAGATCATTCTTCCGATCGAGGACGAGCCGCCCGGGGACGAAGAGGAAGCGCCGGCATAA
- a CDS encoding DUF3231 family protein — MNLLEVIKDVFKPFLDGEKPPLHVGEVMNLWFFLAVSEQTIRGEQVAINTVQDEDLKKHLQELMDIHSEIRKDIIGFLQKEGVPLPETTPPKKQGDFESIPADAKLSDQEAAQLVSENLVVAMTMAARGITEAVRTDVGAMFAKFFMSKVTFGITYKAFLQKKGWLLVPPPFKIT, encoded by the coding sequence ATGAATTTGCTCGAAGTAATCAAGGATGTTTTCAAACCTTTTCTTGACGGGGAGAAACCTCCTTTACATGTAGGCGAAGTAATGAATTTATGGTTTTTCCTTGCCGTGTCGGAACAAACCATACGCGGCGAACAGGTTGCCATAAATACCGTTCAAGATGAGGATTTAAAAAAACATTTGCAAGAGCTAATGGATATTCATTCGGAAATTCGAAAGGACATTATCGGATTTCTTCAAAAGGAAGGCGTGCCTCTGCCTGAGACAACTCCTCCCAAGAAACAAGGAGATTTCGAAAGTATCCCGGCCGATGCCAAATTATCCGACCAAGAAGCGGCGCAATTAGTCTCTGAAAATTTAGTTGTAGCGATGACGATGGCAGCGAGAGGGATTACGGAAGCGGTGCGCACCGATGTGGGGGCGATGTTCGCAAAATTTTTTATGTCGAAGGTAACGTTTGGGATCACTTATAAAGCATTTCTTCAGAAGAAGGGATGGTTGCTGGTTCCGCCGCCATTTAAAATAACTTAG
- a CDS encoding nitrite reductase, which yields MEGERVKIAVSPAIQVGGSLFTPEQFALIGSLADGGASIEMTPFGQLYVETAAERLDDIRSALQRAGLQVLPAGFAAKGLIACNFCKGAEDAGLEIARELNRRIAGLATPTPVKVGYAGCALGTSEPLLKDIGVVKMRDTFDIYVGGEPKGLKASLAQPLVSGIEAERVASAVRAIIDYYTANAKGKEKFRKFVDRVSLDAIREKVREVFQ from the coding sequence ATGGAAGGGGAACGGGTAAAAATCGCGGTTTCGCCGGCAATCCAAGTCGGCGGAAGCCTGTTTACGCCGGAGCAGTTCGCCTTGATCGGCAGCCTTGCCGATGGGGGCGCTTCGATCGAAATGACGCCGTTCGGCCAGTTGTACGTTGAAACGGCCGCCGAGCGTCTCGACGATATCCGGTCGGCATTGCAACGCGCCGGACTGCAAGTGCTTCCTGCGGGGTTCGCGGCCAAAGGCTTGATCGCTTGCAATTTTTGTAAAGGAGCCGAAGACGCAGGTCTCGAAATCGCCAGGGAATTGAACCGCCGGATCGCCGGCTTGGCGACGCCGACCCCGGTCAAGGTAGGGTACGCCGGCTGCGCGCTGGGAACGTCCGAGCCGCTGCTGAAAGACATCGGCGTCGTAAAGATGCGGGATACATTCGACATTTACGTCGGCGGAGAGCCGAAAGGGTTGAAGGCTTCTTTGGCTCAGCCGCTCGTTTCCGGAATCGAGGCCGAGCGCGTCGCATCCGCGGTTCGTGCGATCATCGACTATTATACGGCCAATGCGAAGGGGAAAGAGAAGTTTCGGAAATTCGTCGATCGCGTATCGTTGGATGCGATCCGAGAGAAGGTTAGGGAGGTTTTCCAATAA
- a CDS encoding heavy metal translocating P-type ATPase: MSATASTEQKQTTLQITGMTCAACANRIEKGLNKLDGVSSANVNFAMETARVEFRPGEVTIEELQAKVKQLGYGAVAQQEGHTAEDRRQNEVRLQKRKLLVSAILSLPLLWSMVGHFSFTSWMYVPDLFMNPWFQLLLATPVQFYIGKPFYVGAYKALRNGSANMDVLVSLGTSAAYFYSLYLTLEWYVGGDAHHGHGPSLYYETSAVLITLVIMGKLFESLAKGRTSEAIKSLMGLQAKTALVVRDGQETLIPVDEVLTGDVVLVRPGDKVPVDGIVMEGVSSVDESMLTGESLPVEKKAGDSVIGATINKNGVLRIQATKVGKDTALAQIIKVVEEAQGSKAPIQRVADVISGIFVPIVVGIAVLAFLAWYFFVTPGDVAEALEKAIAILVIACPCALGLATPTSIMAGSGRAAELGILFKGGEHLEQTHKIDAIILDKTGTVTKGKPELTDVLAIGNEAEFLRLVGAAEKNSEHPLAEAIVEGIKARNIEMPGTQSFEAIPGYGVKAVVEGKTLLIGTRRLMEKYAVEAAGAYGTMADFENAGKTAMLVAIDGRYAGIVAVADTIKETSKDAVRRLKEMGIQVIMITGDNERTAKAIAAEVGIDHVRAEVLPEGKAEEVKKLQAEGKTVAMVGDGINDAPALATANIGMAIGTGTDVAMEAADVTLMRGDLSSIPDAISMSRKTMSNIKQNLFWALGYNTIGIPIAAVGLLAPWVAGAAMALSSVSVVLNALRLQRAKVRH; this comes from the coding sequence ATGAGTGCGACAGCATCAACCGAGCAGAAACAGACTACGCTGCAAATCACTGGCATGACTTGCGCCGCTTGCGCCAACAGAATCGAAAAGGGTTTAAACAAATTGGACGGCGTCTCGTCCGCGAACGTCAACTTCGCGATGGAGACGGCGCGCGTCGAATTTAGGCCCGGAGAGGTTACGATCGAGGAGCTGCAAGCGAAAGTGAAGCAGCTAGGATACGGAGCCGTCGCCCAGCAGGAAGGGCATACGGCGGAAGATCGCCGGCAGAACGAAGTCCGGTTACAGAAGCGGAAGCTGCTGGTTTCGGCGATCCTGTCTTTGCCTCTGCTTTGGAGCATGGTCGGCCACTTCTCCTTTACTTCCTGGATGTACGTTCCGGACTTGTTTATGAACCCGTGGTTTCAGCTCTTGCTCGCGACTCCGGTTCAGTTTTACATCGGGAAACCGTTTTATGTCGGGGCGTATAAGGCGCTGCGCAACGGAAGCGCGAATATGGACGTTCTCGTGTCGCTCGGAACGTCGGCGGCTTACTTCTACAGCCTGTATCTCACCCTGGAATGGTATGTAGGCGGGGATGCGCACCATGGGCACGGTCCTTCCTTGTACTATGAAACCAGCGCCGTACTGATTACGCTCGTCATTATGGGGAAGCTGTTCGAATCCTTGGCGAAGGGCCGCACGTCCGAAGCGATCAAATCGTTGATGGGGCTGCAAGCGAAGACGGCGCTGGTCGTACGGGACGGGCAAGAAACGTTGATTCCGGTGGACGAAGTGCTGACAGGCGACGTGGTGTTGGTTCGCCCCGGAGACAAGGTGCCGGTGGACGGTATCGTCATGGAAGGCGTCTCGTCCGTAGACGAATCCATGTTGACGGGCGAGAGCTTGCCCGTAGAGAAGAAAGCCGGCGATTCCGTCATCGGCGCCACGATCAACAAGAACGGCGTGCTTCGAATTCAAGCGACCAAGGTCGGGAAAGATACCGCGCTCGCCCAAATCATTAAAGTCGTAGAGGAAGCGCAAGGCTCGAAGGCGCCGATTCAACGGGTCGCGGACGTCATCTCGGGCATCTTCGTGCCGATCGTCGTAGGCATCGCTGTCCTGGCATTCCTCGCGTGGTACTTCTTCGTGACGCCGGGCGACGTGGCCGAGGCGTTGGAGAAGGCGATCGCCATTCTCGTCATCGCCTGCCCTTGCGCATTGGGTCTTGCGACGCCGACGTCGATCATGGCAGGCTCCGGCCGCGCGGCGGAGCTCGGCATCTTGTTTAAAGGCGGCGAGCACTTAGAACAAACGCATAAGATCGACGCGATCATTCTGGATAAAACGGGTACCGTAACGAAAGGAAAGCCGGAATTGACCGACGTGCTGGCGATCGGGAACGAAGCCGAGTTTCTGCGGCTCGTCGGCGCGGCGGAGAAAAACTCGGAGCATCCGCTCGCGGAAGCGATCGTCGAGGGAATCAAGGCGCGGAATATCGAGATGCCGGGCACGCAGAGCTTCGAAGCGATTCCCGGGTACGGCGTGAAGGCGGTCGTCGAAGGCAAGACGTTGTTGATCGGTACGAGAAGACTTATGGAAAAGTACGCGGTGGAAGCGGCCGGAGCCTATGGGACCATGGCGGACTTCGAGAACGCTGGCAAGACGGCCATGCTCGTCGCGATCGACGGCCGTTACGCCGGAATCGTCGCCGTCGCGGATACGATTAAGGAAACGTCGAAGGATGCCGTACGGCGTCTGAAAGAGATGGGCATTCAGGTCATTATGATTACGGGAGACAACGAGCGCACGGCGAAAGCGATCGCTGCGGAGGTCGGCATCGACCATGTCCGAGCGGAGGTGCTTCCGGAAGGCAAAGCCGAAGAGGTCAAGAAGCTGCAAGCGGAAGGCAAGACGGTCGCCATGGTCGGCGACGGCATTAACGACGCGCCGGCGTTGGCGACGGCGAACATCGGCATGGCGATCGGCACGGGAACCGACGTGGCGATGGAAGCGGCGGACGTTACGTTAATGCGCGGCGATCTGTCGAGCATTCCGGACGCGATATCCATGAGTCGCAAGACGATGAGCAACATCAAGCAAAACTTGTTTTGGGCGCTCGGGTATAACACCATTGGCATTCCCATCGCAGCGGTCGGGTTATTGGCCCCATGGGTGGCCGGCGCGGCGATGGCGCTAAGCTCGGTATCGGTCGTCTTGAACGCCCTTCGTCTGCAAAGAGCGAAAGTGCGTCACTGA